From Deinococcus malanensis, the proteins below share one genomic window:
- a CDS encoding TetR/AcrR family transcriptional regulator, which yields MPFPARLSASSIIDAAWILLQEGGQDALNMRALAAALGVRPASLYRHFENREALVRALAERGVLELQDGIARATQGKGPRDALWAAASTYLNYARNHPHAYALMLFGDDSAQTSAQGQSAAKALWNTLLKLVGDLSGDPDDTDQAVAFWTFLHGAAMLDRQGLYGASGPRGGLDVGLTALLNHMETAGGSGDPSS from the coding sequence GTGCCGTTTCCAGCCCGACTTTCTGCCTCCTCCATCATTGACGCTGCCTGGATCCTGCTCCAGGAGGGCGGTCAGGACGCTCTGAACATGCGTGCTCTGGCCGCGGCGCTCGGCGTGCGTCCGGCCAGCCTGTACCGTCATTTCGAAAACCGTGAAGCACTGGTTCGTGCTCTGGCCGAACGTGGTGTGCTTGAGCTTCAGGACGGTATCGCCAGGGCCACTCAGGGCAAGGGACCTCGCGACGCCCTGTGGGCTGCGGCGTCCACGTACCTGAACTACGCCCGTAACCATCCGCACGCCTACGCCCTGATGCTGTTCGGCGACGATTCTGCCCAGACATCGGCGCAGGGCCAGAGTGCGGCCAAAGCGTTGTGGAACACGCTCCTGAAGCTGGTCGGTGACCTGAGCGGTGACCCCGACGACACCGACCAGGCGGTGGCGTTCTGGACCTTTCTGCACGGCGCCGCCATGCTTGATCGCCAGGGCTTATACGGAGCCAGTGGTCCGCGCGGGGGACTCGACGTGGGTCTGACCGCACTTCTCAATCACATGGAGACCGCAGGCGGCTCCGGTGATCCGTCTTCCTGA
- a CDS encoding MBL fold metallo-hydrolase, which produces MKGAPLRLVQYGLVNSYLVAEDDGFTLVDAGLPGLERSVKRIVKSTGRPLKRITLTHGHTDHFGAVDTLKAADPHLEILVGTEDRRLLAERGCRTLPTHVLKDGDRVGSLLVIATPGHSPGHVAYYDERNGALYAGDTFVNVPRLHVASELSMVFPLPTFGTHDPAQTVRSARLLLDIPARFLAAGHGPVLTDPLPAMRRAVEAAERSRDGSPVPRMVAGAVGRLTSVVTSAGTALQQRVFRKH; this is translated from the coding sequence GTGAAAGGCGCTCCACTTCGTCTGGTCCAGTATGGTCTGGTCAACTCCTATCTGGTCGCGGAGGACGACGGCTTCACCCTGGTCGATGCCGGTCTGCCGGGCCTCGAGCGCTCGGTCAAGCGCATCGTGAAATCCACCGGCAGACCCCTGAAGCGCATCACACTCACCCACGGGCACACCGATCACTTTGGCGCCGTGGACACCCTGAAAGCGGCCGATCCCCACCTGGAGATTTTAGTCGGAACGGAGGACAGGCGCCTCCTCGCCGAGCGCGGCTGCCGGACCCTTCCAACCCATGTGCTGAAGGACGGAGACCGGGTCGGGTCCCTGCTTGTGATTGCCACACCGGGCCATTCCCCCGGCCACGTCGCGTACTACGATGAACGCAACGGCGCCCTGTATGCCGGAGACACCTTCGTCAATGTGCCGCGCCTGCATGTGGCCAGCGAACTGAGTATGGTGTTTCCCCTGCCGACATTCGGCACCCACGACCCGGCACAGACGGTGCGAAGTGCGCGCCTGCTGCTGGATATTCCCGCCCGGTTTCTTGCTGCTGGCCACGGTCCGGTGCTGACCGATCCGCTGCCGGCCATGCGCCGCGCCGTGGAGGCGGCTGAACGCAGCCGAGATGGGTCGCCCGTCCCCCGGATGGTTGCGGGAGCCGTGGGCCGGCTGACCTCGGTCGTGACCAGCGCGGGGACTGCTCTGCAACAACGGGTCTTTCGAAAACACTGA
- a CDS encoding ABC transporter ATP-binding protein produces the protein MTEQSVMPARPGFVAGDRVLEASNIDVAYGEVQVVFGVSLHVDKGELVGLVGGNGSGKSTILRVLSGMLRARAGTATYRGQNLNGVPPHRITDMGVAHVPMGRQLFGQMTVEENLLMGAYLPRTKANRAANLQKVYDFFPRLTEKRLTPAAALSGGEQQMVAIGRALMSEPEVLLMDEPSLGLAPLVVSEVMRVIGSLRELGLTVLLVEQNVRQVLRVTDRTYVLELGQLVKEGPSRDLMGDPDIIKAYLGV, from the coding sequence ATGACTGAGCAGAGCGTGATGCCGGCACGGCCCGGTTTCGTTGCCGGCGACCGGGTGCTGGAGGCCAGCAACATTGACGTGGCCTACGGCGAGGTGCAGGTGGTGTTCGGTGTGTCGCTGCACGTGGACAAGGGCGAGCTGGTGGGACTTGTGGGTGGCAACGGCAGCGGCAAAAGCACCATCCTGCGGGTGCTGTCGGGGATGCTGAGGGCCCGCGCGGGAACCGCCACCTACCGCGGTCAGAACCTCAACGGCGTGCCGCCCCACCGCATCACCGACATGGGCGTGGCGCACGTGCCGATGGGCCGTCAGCTGTTCGGCCAGATGACGGTGGAGGAGAACCTGCTGATGGGCGCCTACCTGCCGCGAACCAAGGCCAACCGCGCCGCGAACCTTCAGAAGGTCTACGACTTCTTCCCGCGCCTGACGGAAAAGCGCCTGACTCCAGCAGCAGCGCTGTCGGGCGGTGAGCAGCAGATGGTCGCCATCGGCCGCGCGTTGATGAGCGAGCCCGAGGTCCTGCTGATGGACGAACCCAGCCTGGGGCTGGCTCCGCTGGTGGTGTCCGAGGTCATGCGGGTCATCGGCAGCCTGCGGGAGCTGGGCCTGACGGTGCTGCTGGTCGAGCAGAACGTCCGGCAGGTGCTGCGCGTCACCGACCGCACCTACGTACTGGAACTGGGCCAGCTGGTCAAGGAAGGCCCCAGCCGGGACCTGATGGGCGATCCCGACATTATCAAGGCGTATCTGGGCGTCTAG
- a CDS encoding ABC transporter ATP-binding protein yields the protein MTREPVTDQHQPVLPELTTFPGEVIHAPKGPPLLVAEGITVRFGGVTAVKDISLAVRPGEILGLIGPNGAGKTTLFNALTGFVRPSQGRVTFDGRDITTLQPQARARMGMARTFQVERPFEDLSVLENVLVAAFLKHRGRAAEDHAYVVLERVGLADRAAQPASQLNLARRRRLELAKALALEPRLLFLDESIAGLNPPAQQEMVALIRELARSGLGIVMVEHIMHVIMSLSDHVICMAFGELLAEGDPHVVAAHPDVIRAYLGDDHD from the coding sequence ATGACGCGCGAACCTGTCACGGACCAGCACCAGCCTGTCCTGCCGGAGCTCACCACCTTCCCCGGTGAGGTCATTCACGCACCCAAGGGGCCGCCACTGCTGGTCGCCGAGGGCATCACCGTGCGCTTTGGCGGGGTCACCGCCGTCAAGGACATCAGCCTGGCCGTTCGTCCCGGCGAGATTCTGGGGCTGATTGGCCCAAACGGAGCGGGCAAGACGACCCTCTTCAACGCTCTGACCGGCTTTGTGCGCCCCAGCCAGGGCCGGGTCACCTTCGACGGCCGTGACATCACCACCCTGCAACCGCAGGCCAGGGCCAGAATGGGCATGGCCCGGACCTTCCAGGTCGAGCGCCCCTTCGAGGACCTCAGTGTGCTCGAAAACGTGCTGGTGGCCGCCTTCCTGAAGCACCGGGGTCGCGCCGCCGAAGACCACGCCTACGTGGTGCTGGAACGGGTCGGCCTGGCTGACCGGGCCGCGCAGCCCGCCTCTCAGCTCAACCTGGCGCGCCGCCGCCGGCTGGAACTAGCCAAGGCCCTGGCACTCGAACCGCGTCTGCTGTTTCTCGACGAGAGCATCGCTGGCCTCAACCCCCCGGCCCAGCAGGAAATGGTGGCCCTGATCCGCGAGCTGGCCCGTTCGGGCCTGGGCATCGTGATGGTCGAGCACATCATGCACGTGATCATGAGCCTGTCCGACCACGTGATCTGCATGGCCTTCGGCGAGCTGCTGGCCGAGGGCGACCCGCATGTCGTGGCCGCCCACCCGGACGTGATCCGGGCCTACCTGGGAGACGACCATGACTGA
- a CDS encoding branched-chain amino acid ABC transporter permease yields MSLPRPRALTFGNVWLSAVILAVLFIYPFVFGKTMNFGISTLLFAGLAMSWNILGGWAGQTSLGHAALLGIGAYTMTLLATPERVPAFFGGPVAPWWGTLIGMVLAVALAAVWGGLTFRLRGSYFTLSTIAVALVIRLVAINSEWTGGSEGLFMPELPRFFGLDLFDRRVEYWLAFAFVVLTLLVTHLIRRSRLGYALQAVREDEDGARALGIDPTRMKLIAFMISAALTALGGSLYAIYLQAFEPHTLLELPISVQIALMAIIGGRTSIQGPLIGAVLLATFGEVFRNIFSSANLLIYGVLILLVTLFAPNGLMGLFSRGGQKLGTAR; encoded by the coding sequence ATGTCACTTCCGCGTCCGCGCGCCCTGACCTTCGGCAACGTGTGGCTCAGCGCCGTGATTCTGGCGGTGCTGTTCATCTATCCCTTCGTGTTCGGCAAGACCATGAACTTCGGAATCTCGACCCTGCTGTTTGCCGGGCTGGCCATGAGCTGGAACATCCTGGGCGGCTGGGCCGGGCAGACCAGCCTCGGGCACGCCGCCCTGCTAGGTATCGGGGCCTACACCATGACCCTGCTGGCCACGCCCGAGCGAGTGCCGGCATTCTTCGGCGGACCGGTCGCGCCCTGGTGGGGCACCCTGATCGGCATGGTGCTGGCCGTGGCGCTGGCGGCCGTCTGGGGCGGGCTGACCTTCCGGCTGCGCGGCAGCTACTTCACGCTGTCCACGATTGCGGTGGCGCTGGTGATCCGTCTGGTCGCCATCAACAGCGAATGGACCGGCGGCAGCGAAGGCCTGTTCATGCCCGAACTGCCCCGCTTTTTCGGCCTGGACCTGTTCGACCGCCGTGTGGAGTACTGGCTGGCCTTTGCCTTCGTGGTACTGACCCTGCTGGTGACCCACCTGATCCGCCGTTCCCGGCTGGGGTATGCGCTTCAGGCCGTGCGGGAAGACGAGGACGGCGCCCGCGCGCTGGGGATTGATCCGACCCGCATGAAGCTGATCGCGTTCATGATCTCAGCGGCCCTGACTGCGTTGGGCGGCTCGCTGTACGCCATCTACCTGCAGGCCTTCGAGCCCCACACCCTGCTGGAACTGCCGATCAGCGTGCAGATCGCGCTCATGGCGATTATCGGCGGGCGCACCAGCATCCAGGGGCCGCTGATCGGTGCGGTTCTGCTCGCCACCTTCGGTGAGGTGTTCCGCAACATCTTCAGCAGCGCCAACCTGCTGATCTACGGGGTGCTGATCCTGCTCGTGACGCTGTTTGCGCCCAACGGCCTCATGGGCCTGTTCTCGCGCGGCGGCCAGAAACTGGGGACCGCACGATGA
- a CDS encoding branched-chain amino acid ABC transporter permease — protein sequence MDQAAVTAFFQTLVQGLLTGGLYALIGTGLSLIFGVMKVINFAHGDFLAIGMFITLALFKTLNIDPYLSLLVAAPAGFALGYIIQRFVLRRLGDRLGEGSMLATLGLGLIISNTLLLGFGAQPQSINVPYATNTFAFAGVQVSIPLLIAGLGTLAVIAGLNLLLYRTELGRAIRATAQNPLGAELQGVKTANIQAIVFGMGVAFAAIAGVLLMPLLYAFPTVGENYTTKAFIVTVLGGLGNLPGAVVGGLVLGVIESLGAFYVSNNYRDAYGLVAFLLVLLLRPEGLFGKTVKRV from the coding sequence ATGGACCAAGCAGCCGTCACGGCTTTTTTCCAGACCCTGGTGCAGGGCCTGCTGACCGGGGGCCTTTACGCCCTGATCGGCACCGGCCTGAGCCTGATCTTCGGTGTGATGAAGGTCATCAATTTCGCCCACGGCGACTTTCTGGCGATCGGGATGTTCATTACCCTGGCCCTGTTCAAAACGCTGAACATCGATCCCTACCTCAGCCTGCTGGTGGCTGCGCCCGCGGGTTTTGCCCTGGGATACATCATCCAGCGGTTCGTACTGCGCCGGCTGGGGGACCGCCTGGGCGAGGGGAGCATGCTGGCCACGCTGGGCCTGGGCCTGATCATCAGCAATACGCTGCTGCTGGGGTTCGGAGCCCAGCCGCAGAGCATCAACGTGCCTTACGCCACCAACACCTTTGCCTTTGCCGGGGTTCAGGTCAGCATCCCACTGCTGATCGCCGGACTGGGCACGCTGGCGGTGATCGCGGGTCTGAACCTGCTGCTCTACCGCACTGAACTTGGACGGGCCATTCGCGCCACGGCGCAAAATCCCCTGGGGGCGGAACTGCAGGGAGTCAAGACGGCCAACATTCAGGCCATCGTGTTCGGGATGGGCGTGGCCTTCGCGGCGATTGCCGGCGTGCTGCTGATGCCGCTGCTGTATGCGTTTCCCACGGTGGGCGAGAACTACACCACCAAGGCCTTTATCGTGACCGTCCTGGGTGGCCTGGGGAATCTGCCGGGCGCCGTGGTGGGCGGGCTGGTGCTGGGCGTGATCGAGTCGCTGGGGGCCTTTTATGTCAGCAACAACTACCGGGATGCCTACGGGCTGGTCGCCTTCCTGCTGGTGCTGCTGCTGCGCCCTGAAGGTCTCTTCGGGAAGACGGTGAAACGGGTATGA
- a CDS encoding ABC transporter substrate-binding protein, translating into MRKFMLLTLSVALAGSAQAQGTIKIGAITSVTGRFAEFGKMQLAGFKVGVAEVNRRGGIGGRKVELIIEDNASDVNKGLAAAERLVNAGVPLVINEYSSSLVKAQAQYLARQRVPNLVITSSGDDITKPGSDYIFRLNQPATEYARVILNIFRDKKFKTMAVIAGTGAFEKSVADAAQVIAKEYGINIVEDQRYDKGLTDFRPVLNRIKAKNPDGLLMVSYAEDSVALMRQAREVGVKPRLFAGGAAGFALPEFVKDSGTAAENVITATAWIPQLRYSGVQKLNVELVKALGGAEPSYHAAQAYAGVIVAAEAIRRAGGTDREKVKVALNGLNMQTAFGPVQFKDYDGFRNQNPLVMVAQQVQGGKFVPIYPKSVIPKAIKFER; encoded by the coding sequence ATGCGTAAATTTATGCTGCTCACTCTGTCCGTGGCTCTTGCCGGCAGTGCCCAGGCCCAGGGCACCATCAAGATCGGTGCCATCACGTCCGTCACCGGCCGCTTCGCCGAGTTCGGAAAAATGCAGCTGGCCGGTTTCAAGGTCGGCGTGGCGGAGGTCAACCGCAGGGGCGGCATCGGCGGGCGCAAGGTCGAACTGATCATCGAGGACAACGCCTCGGACGTGAACAAGGGCCTGGCCGCCGCCGAGCGCCTGGTGAATGCTGGCGTGCCCCTGGTGATCAATGAGTACAGCAGCTCGCTGGTCAAGGCGCAGGCGCAGTATCTGGCCCGGCAGCGGGTACCGAATCTGGTCATCACGTCCAGCGGTGACGACATCACCAAGCCGGGAAGTGACTACATCTTCCGCCTCAATCAGCCAGCCACCGAGTACGCCCGCGTGATTCTGAATATCTTCCGTGACAAGAAGTTCAAGACCATGGCCGTGATTGCCGGCACCGGTGCCTTCGAAAAGAGCGTGGCGGACGCCGCCCAGGTGATCGCCAAGGAGTACGGCATCAACATCGTGGAAGACCAGCGCTACGACAAGGGTCTGACTGACTTCCGCCCGGTGCTCAACCGGATTAAGGCCAAGAACCCCGACGGCCTGCTGATGGTCTCCTACGCCGAGGACAGCGTGGCCCTGATGCGTCAGGCCCGCGAGGTCGGCGTCAAACCGCGCCTGTTTGCCGGAGGCGCGGCCGGCTTCGCCCTGCCGGAGTTCGTCAAGGACAGCGGCACGGCTGCCGAGAACGTCATCACCGCGACTGCTTGGATTCCGCAGCTGCGCTACAGCGGCGTGCAGAAGCTCAACGTGGAACTGGTTAAAGCGCTGGGCGGCGCCGAACCGAGTTACCACGCCGCTCAGGCCTACGCCGGGGTGATCGTGGCCGCCGAGGCCATCCGGCGCGCCGGAGGCACCGATCGCGAGAAGGTCAAGGTGGCACTCAACGGCCTGAACATGCAGACGGCGTTTGGGCCGGTTCAGTTCAAGGACTATGACGGGTTCCGCAACCAGAATCCGCTGGTGATGGTGGCGCAGCAGGTGCAGGGGGGCAAATTCGTGCCCATCTACCCCAAGAGCGTGATTCCCAAGGCCATCAAGTTCGAGCGCTGA
- a CDS encoding GntR family transcriptional regulator, which produces MVFQPVASARVVDLVRDSLRQAILTGDLTPGTRLSVPELARQLQVSRSPVREAVLLLVGEGLAVEHSRRGVEVAQLSLADLLELYELRAATDSLAAALAAERMTTTDLAALRGVMDAQGAAALRDPRQFRTLDRRFHQIIVQTSGNARLVRHAELLSREMCLADHWRLDTEAHLKLSHEEHRTIERALRQRDAHGAEQAMRAHLRRVACSVQTHHCPHLSPSPQGDNHA; this is translated from the coding sequence GTGGTGTTTCAGCCGGTGGCCAGCGCCCGTGTGGTGGACCTGGTTCGGGACAGCCTGCGTCAGGCCATCCTGACGGGTGATCTGACGCCTGGAACCCGGCTCAGCGTGCCGGAACTGGCCAGGCAGTTGCAGGTGTCGCGCTCGCCGGTGCGTGAGGCCGTGTTGCTGCTGGTCGGCGAAGGTCTGGCGGTTGAGCATTCGCGCCGTGGGGTGGAGGTCGCTCAGCTGAGTCTGGCTGACCTGCTCGAGCTGTATGAACTGCGGGCAGCTACAGATTCGCTGGCAGCTGCTCTGGCCGCAGAGCGCATGACGACCACCGACCTCGCGGCCCTGCGCGGCGTTATGGACGCCCAGGGGGCAGCTGCCCTGCGCGACCCGCGGCAGTTCCGGACCCTGGACCGCCGCTTTCATCAGATCATCGTGCAGACCAGCGGTAATGCCCGCCTTGTTCGTCACGCGGAACTGCTTTCGCGTGAGATGTGCCTGGCGGACCACTGGCGGCTGGACACCGAGGCCCACCTGAAACTCAGCCACGAGGAACACCGCACCATCGAGCGGGCCCTGCGTCAGCGTGACGCGCATGGCGCTGAACAGGCCATGCGCGCCCACCTGCGCCGCGTGGCCTGTTCGGTTCAGACTCACCATTGCCCCCACCTTTCCCCGTCCCCCCAAGGAGACAATCATGCGTAA
- a CDS encoding alpha-amylase family glycosyl hydrolase → MVFTGYKAQHDHTPAYTQQLGAPLGQTVRIRVRTTLPVTGVTLKVVQVGEIETLPAQEVAAPSEFSGEGRWFEAELPLQDHRVRYAWQLNLADDHLNLTALGLHRSRRGFRSWFQYLSGHVAPEWAWCSVFYQIFPDRFRNGDPGNDVKTGEYIYEGRPVEHVAWDHPVDAQGDIHGHYGGDLNGVTQALPYLRDLGITGLWLTPIFESPSNHRYDITDYRRVDPHLGGEEAWDELVREANQSGIRIVLDGVFNHMGNENALFQAALASPDAPERALFTWRDEPGKPPYHSFFDVPTLPKIDYCNESAVEEFFSGESSVVRHWLRQGAAGWRLDVAHMIGSGGTDADNLPLHRALKAAARQERPDAYVFGERFYDPEHALDGQGEDGSMNYHGFGLPVMQWLAGATFFQEPSRLDGEEVADILWDAYHALAPEVALSMFNLLESHDIGRAHFRLGNDRTRFLTAFTLLMAYPGVPCTYYGSEIGLSQSRAGNMPWCREPMPWDESQWDQELLARIKALIAVRHQTAALHSGSLRFLHAEPDALAFLREVTAADGQLSRVIALASRRSKAHEVSLTLPAGEWRDALTGEIVAGGEVRVDAAGGRLLLQG, encoded by the coding sequence ATGGTGTTTACAGGTTACAAAGCTCAGCACGATCACACCCCGGCGTACACGCAGCAGCTGGGAGCACCACTGGGACAGACGGTACGTATTCGCGTCCGGACCACCCTGCCAGTCACAGGCGTGACGCTCAAGGTCGTGCAGGTCGGAGAAATCGAGACCCTGCCCGCACAGGAGGTTGCTGCTCCCTCTGAATTCTCTGGAGAAGGCCGCTGGTTCGAGGCCGAACTGCCGCTCCAGGACCACCGGGTGCGCTACGCCTGGCAGCTCAACCTCGCTGACGACCACCTTAACCTGACGGCGCTGGGGCTGCACCGCAGCCGCCGGGGCTTTCGCAGCTGGTTTCAGTATCTCTCCGGGCACGTGGCGCCGGAGTGGGCGTGGTGCAGCGTCTTTTATCAAATCTTCCCGGACCGTTTCCGCAACGGAGATCCCGGCAACGACGTCAAAACCGGTGAGTACATCTACGAAGGACGACCGGTCGAGCACGTCGCGTGGGACCACCCGGTTGATGCCCAGGGTGACATCCACGGGCATTACGGCGGCGACCTGAATGGTGTGACCCAGGCGCTGCCCTACCTGCGTGATCTGGGCATTACCGGGCTGTGGCTTACTCCCATTTTCGAGTCGCCAAGCAACCACCGCTACGACATCACCGACTACCGGCGCGTCGATCCCCACCTGGGGGGCGAAGAGGCCTGGGATGAACTGGTCCGCGAAGCCAATCAATCGGGCATCCGCATCGTGCTCGACGGGGTGTTCAACCATATGGGCAACGAGAACGCCCTGTTCCAGGCAGCCCTGGCAAGCCCGGATGCCCCGGAGCGCGCGCTGTTCACTTGGCGCGACGAGCCCGGCAAACCCCCGTACCACTCGTTTTTCGATGTACCTACCCTGCCCAAGATCGATTACTGCAACGAAAGTGCGGTAGAAGAGTTCTTCAGTGGGGAGAGCAGCGTCGTGCGCCACTGGCTGCGGCAGGGCGCAGCGGGCTGGCGCCTGGACGTCGCCCATATGATCGGGAGCGGTGGCACGGATGCCGACAACCTGCCGCTGCACCGCGCCCTGAAGGCTGCCGCGCGGCAGGAACGCCCGGATGCCTACGTCTTCGGTGAACGCTTCTATGATCCCGAGCACGCCCTGGACGGCCAGGGTGAAGACGGCAGCATGAACTATCACGGGTTCGGACTTCCCGTCATGCAGTGGCTGGCCGGAGCAACCTTTTTCCAGGAACCCAGCCGCCTTGATGGCGAGGAAGTGGCCGATATCCTGTGGGACGCCTATCACGCCCTGGCACCGGAAGTCGCGCTGAGCATGTTCAACCTCCTCGAATCGCACGACATCGGGCGGGCGCATTTCCGGCTGGGCAACGACCGCACACGCTTTCTGACCGCCTTCACGCTGCTGATGGCCTATCCCGGAGTGCCGTGCACCTACTACGGCAGCGAGATCGGTCTGTCCCAGAGCCGGGCCGGAAACATGCCCTGGTGCCGCGAGCCGATGCCGTGGGACGAGAGTCAGTGGGACCAGGAACTGCTGGCCAGAATCAAAGCCCTGATCGCCGTGCGGCACCAGACCGCTGCCCTGCACAGCGGGAGCCTGCGCTTTCTGCACGCTGAGCCTGACGCCCTGGCCTTCCTGCGTGAGGTCACCGCAGCCGACGGGCAGCTGTCACGTGTGATCGCCCTGGCCAGCCGGCGCAGCAAGGCCCACGAGGTCAGCCTGACCCTCCCGGCAGGCGAGTGGCGCGACGCCCTGACCGGTGAAATTGTGGCCGGCGGCGAAGTCCGGGTGGACGCAGCGGGAGGCCGCCTGCTCCTTCAGGGCTGA
- a CDS encoding NADH-quinone oxidoreductase subunit 15: MSHASDSALYAQWVEFLGWLQEEAAARGLSFEKVADFPDYIYRMERPYELPTTIMSVSLSAGGQPQMVAAVSPRYADLKAVSLRLMGGSKHWHLHAGDGILLEGKRPFTRERLRMLLDGVLRGVQAV; encoded by the coding sequence ATGTCACATGCATCGGACTCGGCGTTGTACGCGCAGTGGGTAGAGTTTTTGGGTTGGCTTCAGGAGGAGGCCGCCGCACGCGGCCTGAGCTTCGAGAAGGTCGCCGATTTCCCCGATTATATTTACCGGATGGAACGGCCCTACGAGCTGCCGACGACCATTATGAGTGTCAGCCTGAGCGCTGGCGGGCAGCCGCAGATGGTGGCGGCGGTCAGCCCACGTTACGCGGATCTCAAGGCGGTCAGCCTGCGCCTGATGGGCGGCAGCAAACACTGGCACCTCCATGCTGGCGACGGTATCCTGCTTGAGGGCAAGCGCCCCTTTACACGCGAGCGTCTCAGGATGCTGCTCGACGGCGTTCTGCGGGGTGTGCAGGCCGTCTGA
- a CDS encoding divergent PAP2 family protein: protein MNALQELFGNPWLWTAVLASTGAQVIKVLLILLLERRWRPGAFMETGGMPSSHSAMVTALATGVGLTQGFGSPLFAVSAVFALIVMYDATGVRHSSGQQARLLNELVGELRAVVREGFAPLPLRVLMGHTYLEVLIGSVLGIVVGWLSFNIL from the coding sequence GTGAACGCCCTGCAAGAACTTTTTGGGAATCCCTGGCTGTGGACCGCGGTGCTGGCCTCGACCGGTGCTCAGGTGATCAAGGTCCTTCTGATTCTGCTGCTCGAACGGCGCTGGCGCCCCGGAGCCTTCATGGAAACAGGGGGCATGCCCAGTAGTCACAGCGCCATGGTCACGGCCCTGGCCACCGGTGTCGGCCTGACCCAGGGCTTCGGCAGTCCGCTGTTTGCTGTCAGCGCCGTGTTTGCTCTAATTGTCATGTACGACGCTACAGGTGTGCGCCACAGCAGTGGTCAGCAGGCCCGGCTGCTCAACGAACTCGTCGGAGAGTTGCGCGCCGTGGTGCGCGAGGGCTTTGCTCCGCTGCCCCTCAGGGTATTGATGGGCCACACCTATCTTGAAGTGCTGATCGGGTCGGTACTGGGAATCGTGGTGGGCTGGCTGTCGTTCAACATTCTGTAA
- a CDS encoding tetrahydrofolate dehydrogenase/cyclohydrolase catalytic domain-containing protein: MGARVLAGASAAGALLTQASRRASSLSIRPHLVLIRAGTDPASLSYIRGKQRQAEITGLRTTVHALPESVTLPELLTLLATLNADSGVHGILVQLPLPPHLPVAPLHEAVDPRKDVDGFHPLNVGRLWSGTRAVDAPVLAPCTPLGVLALLRHHGIPVAGRRAVVVGRSDIVGRPMAAVLLGADATVTVVHRRSTDLAALTREADVLVVAAGQPWLITADMVRPGATVVDVGIHRISGEGQPVRLTGDVHPEVAGVAGALTPVPGGVGPLTVAQLMLNTVLAAERQVNWNVV, encoded by the coding sequence ATGGGTGCCCGCGTCCTGGCGGGCGCGTCCGCCGCAGGTGCCCTCCTGACCCAGGCTTCCCGGCGTGCCTCGAGCCTGAGCATTCGCCCGCATCTGGTGTTGATCCGGGCTGGCACGGACCCGGCCAGCCTGAGCTATATCCGTGGCAAGCAGCGTCAGGCCGAGATAACCGGTCTGCGCACGACGGTACACGCACTGCCGGAATCAGTCACCCTGCCGGAGCTGCTGACGCTGCTGGCGACCTTGAATGCCGACAGCGGCGTTCATGGCATCCTGGTTCAGCTGCCTTTGCCTCCCCATCTGCCGGTCGCTCCGCTTCACGAGGCTGTTGATCCCCGCAAGGATGTGGACGGCTTTCATCCGCTGAATGTGGGACGGTTGTGGTCAGGAACCCGTGCCGTTGACGCCCCGGTCCTGGCCCCTTGCACGCCGCTGGGGGTGCTGGCTCTGCTGAGGCATCACGGGATTCCAGTGGCGGGCCGGCGGGCCGTGGTCGTGGGGCGCAGTGACATCGTGGGACGCCCGATGGCCGCTGTGCTGCTGGGTGCCGACGCCACGGTGACGGTCGTTCACCGCCGGAGCACCGACCTCGCGGCCCTGACCCGTGAAGCCGATGTGCTGGTCGTGGCGGCTGGGCAGCCCTGGCTGATCACCGCAGATATGGTTCGGCCCGGCGCGACGGTGGTGGACGTCGGAATTCACCGCATTTCCGGAGAGGGACAGCCTGTGCGCCTGACCGGAGACGTTCACCCGGAGGTCGCCGGGGTGGCCGGCGCCCTGACTCCTGTGCCGGGTGGCGTGGGACCGCTCACGGTGGCCCAGCTGATGTTGAACACCGTGCTCGCCGCTGAACGGCAGGTAAACTGGAATGTAGTGTGA